A genome region from Camelina sativa cultivar DH55 chromosome 10, Cs, whole genome shotgun sequence includes the following:
- the LOC104719539 gene encoding probable S-adenosylmethionine-dependent methyltransferase At5g38780, with translation MSTSSQSYPMSGGDDQHSYIHNSSYQKAVIDGVEEKARQYILEKNNLLNLMKPDLSIFTIANYGCSIGPNTFHAVQSITDTVKLKHMKERQEISLVPLEFQVCFNDQANNDFNTLFRTQPPSFEQEYFSVGVPGSFYGRVLPRNSIHIGHTSYTTHWLSKVPEHVCDKKSPAWNKNYIHCNNLIEEVTEAYKVQFRKDMSVFLKARAEELVPEGLMIALGELFICFIFIFLYLQGVTTLEKIELFSMPMYFPQYSELKRAIEQNGSFTIEMMETTSHPLEALQLTNDFITLMFGAFLSTMIEKHFGDFVVDELFDQLAKKLLKHPIDFEKCKKNMVYYIILKRK, from the exons ATGTCAACATCTTCTCAATCGTATCCGATGAGCGGCGGTGACGATCAACACAGTTACATCCATAATTCTTCATACCAA AAAGCAGTTATAGATGGGGTTGAAGAAAAGGCAAGGCAAtacattttagaaaaaaacaatctcCTGAATCTTATGAAACCCGATCTTAGTATTTTTACTATTGCAAATTATGGTTGTTCAATCGGTCCTAACACGTTTCATGCTGTTCAAAGTATCACTGATACTGTGAAACTTAAACACATGAAAGAAAGGCAAGAAATTAGTCTTGTTCCTCTCGAGTTCCAAGTTTGCTTCAACGATCAAGCCAACAATGACTTCAACACACTCTTTAGAACTCAGCCTCCTTCCTTTGAGCAAGAATATTTCTCGGTCGGTGTTCCGGGCTCTTTCTATGGCCGAGTGTTACCGAGGAATAGCATCCACATAGGACACACTTCCTACACGACTCACTGGCTTTCCAAAGTTCCCGAACACGTATGTGACAAGAAATCTCCAGCTTGGAACAAAAATTACATTCATTGTAACAATTTGATAGAAGAAGTTACGGAGGCTTACAAGGTCCAGTTCAGAAAAGATATGAGCGTATTTCTTAAAGCTAGAGCCGAAGAACTTGTGCCTGAAGGATTGATGATCGCCTTAGGAGAACTTTTcatctgttttatttttatttttctctatttgcAGGGAGTAACCACCCTGGAAAAGATCGAACTATTCAGCATGCCCATGTATTTTCCTCAGTATAGTGAACTGAAAAGAGCGATTGAGCAAAATGGAAGCTTTACAATTGAGATGATGGAGACTACAAGCCATCCATTGGAGGCTCTGCAACTAACCAATGACTTCATCACTTTAATGTTTGGAGCCTTTCTCTCAACAATGATAGAAAAACATTTTGGAGATTTTGTGGTCGATGAACTATTCGATCAACTTGCTAAGAAACTCTTGAAGCACCCTATTGATTTTGAAAAGTGTAagaaaaatatggtttattatatCATTCTTAAACGAAAATAA